Part of the Sphingomonadaceae bacterium OTU29LAMAA1 genome, TGGCGGTAGGTCCCGTTGCGTGCCCGATTGATGTTGCCGAGCGGCTGATGTGCGGCAAGACCGGTCCAGATCGAGAAGCGCATCTCCTCGTTGATCTTCTGAAACTTGTCCTCGGTCAGGCTGTCCTGCTTGGCCGCCCGAATGGTCGCGACGGTCTGGAAGGGCGCATCGTCCTGCTTCCACTCGACGGTCGGGTCCTCGACCGGTTGCTCCTCGAGGTCGCGACACAGTTGCACCCGTACCTCCCACTCCATCTCAAGCACCTGGGTTTCCGACCGGATCACGTCCCGCAAGGCGTCCGGCCGGCCAGTCGCGTCGATCGTGGTGTTGGTCTGATCGGTCAGGTCCTTGGACACGGGGAAGATCGCGAATTTGGCGATGTAGTCGCCGTAACGGAACGGCGTGACGCTGAAGTAGGTCTCACCGAGCGGATCCGAGTTGGGCGCCCCGCCGAGCGTCTGCACTTTCGGGCTTTCAATCCCGACCGCGCTGAGCACGGTGTTCACACCGCGCAACACCTTGGACATCGCTTCCTTGGTGCCCTCGAGCTTGTC contains:
- a CDS encoding catalase family protein; its protein translation is MTQTPVRYFPDVEDVKPDEAETITKLNETFDKILETTAEDYGHAVRSVHAKAHGFLDGVLIVHDGLSPELAQGLFATPGEHKVVMRFSTNAGDILPDTISLPRGLALKVMDVDGERLPGADGQTQDFVMVNGSVFQNKTADQFLGNLKLLAGTTDKLEGTKEAMSKVLRGVNTVLSAVGIESPKVQTLGGAPNSDPLGETYFSVTPFRYGDYIAKFAIFPVSKDLTDQTNTTIDATGRPDALRDVIRSETQVLEMEWEVRVQLCRDLEEQPVEDPTVEWKQDDAPFQTVATIRAAKQDSLTEDKFQKINEEMRFSIWTGLAAHQPLGNINRARNGTYRHSADFRARVNGCPYHEPVGGRA